The Wolbachia endosymbiont of Ctenocephalides felis wCfeT genomic interval TTCTGATTCTTTACGTTCTTGATTTAAGATATTTAGTCGATTTGTTATTTCACTAACCGGTGCTTTTACAAACTCTGCAACTTTTTTTAAATGAACTTCATTGTCGCGTACATAATCTACAGCTTCTTGTCCTGTTAAAGCTTCAATTCTCCTGACTCCAAATGCAACAGAACTTTCAGTCACTATTTTGAACAGGCCAATTTCTCCAGTACATTCCACGTGTGTACCACCACATAGCTCTTTTGACTCTCCAATATTTACAACTCTGACCTTATCACTATATTTTTCACCGAATAATGCCATAGCACCTTCTTCTACTGCTTGACTCATACTCTGAATTTTTGTAGATGCTGAATAATTTTCCCTGATTAGAGTATTTACCATATCCTCTATTGAAAATAGCTGATCCTGAGTAACTTGAGCATTATGACTAAAGTCAAATCTAAGCCTCTCTGGTGCAACTAGCGAGCCCTTTTGAGTTACGTGATCACCCAAGATTTTTCTTAACGCAAAATGCAGCAGGTGTGTAGCTGAGTGATTTCTCTTTAGATTTTGTCTCCTTTCATTATCAATGCTTGCTGTAACTATGTCACTCACACAGATTGAGCCTGATTTTACTGTGCATCTATGTAAGTATAGGTCGTTGATTTTGTTGGTATTTTCTACTGTGACTATACTTTCAGCAACACTGTTTGGTGTCATTCCAGCGTCAGGCGCTGGAATCCATTTGTCTTCTTCCTGGATCCCAGTGTCAGCTACTCGGATGATAAGGAGAAGCTCTCCAATATCCCCCACTTGACCACCAGATTCGCCGTAAAATGGAGTTTTATTAAGTATGATAGTAACTTTTTCTCCTTCTTGTGCAGAATCAATCATCTCATTTTTGGAAGAAATAATAGCTAAAACTTTTGCACCATTTACTTCACTATGCTCATAACCAACAAATTCCGTTTTGCCGAATTTGTCAATTAAATCAAACCATACTTGCTCAACGGACTTTTCGCCAGATCCAGCCCATTTTGCGCGTGCTCTTTCCTTTTGCTCCTCCATTGCATCATCAAAACCTTTTTGGTCGAATTTGATTTTCCTTTCCTTTAAGATATCAAGCGTAATGTTCAAAGGAAATCCATAAGTGTCATATAGCTTAAATGCTGATTCACCAGGTAAGGTGTCACCTGCTTTTAAATCTGCAGTAAATTTTTCCAGGAGATTAATTCCTTTCATTAAAGTATCTTTAAAGTTTTCTTCCTCTGATTTTAAAGTTGTTTCTATTAAGCTTCTAGCTCTTATTAATTCAGGGTAAACGTCCCCCATATAAGCAGCGCTTGTGCTATCTATAAGTGTCGGAAAAATAAGATAGAGTATGGGATCATTGTATCCAAGCTGATGGATATAGCGCACGGCTCTTCTGATTAATCT includes:
- the alaS gene encoding alanine--tRNA ligase: MKLNEIRERFIKFFVNNNHEHVPSSPLVPENDPTLMFTNAGMVQFKNIFTGAQKTEMKRAVSSQKCLRAGGKHNDLENVGYTTRHHTFFEMLGNFSFGDYFKETAIELAWKFITEELALDKNRLSITIYHTDDESYEIWRKISGFPDDKIIRISTDDNFWSMGNTGPCGPCSEIFYDHANPNLHDDDRIVEIWNLVFMEFNRDEEGNLHKLPKKCIDTGMGLERIAAVIQNVHDNYDIDLFSALINKSREYCGNVENKAAYKVIADHLRAAAFLIAEGLLPGNEGKNYILRRLIRRAVRYIHQLGYNDPILYLIFPTLIDSTSAAYMGDVYPELIRARSLIETTLKSEEENFKDTLMKGINLLEKFTADLKAGDTLPGESAFKLYDTYGFPLNITLDILKERKIKFDQKGFDDAMEEQKERARAKWAGSGEKSVEQVWFDLIDKFGKTEFVGYEHSEVNGAKVLAIISSKNEMIDSAQEGEKVTIILNKTPFYGESGGQVGDIGELLLIIRVADTGIQEEDKWIPAPDAGMTPNSVAESIVTVENTNKINDLYLHRCTVKSGSICVSDIVTASIDNERRQNLKRNHSATHLLHFALRKILGDHVTQKGSLVAPERLRFDFSHNAQVTQDQLFSIEDMVNTLIRENYSASTKIQSMSQAVEEGAMALFGEKYSDKVRVVNIGESKELCGGTHVECTGEIGLFKIVTESSVAFGVRRIEALTGQEAVDYVRDNEVHLKKVAEFVKAPVSEITNRLNILNQERKESEAKIKNLYKKLVNLENIKSTNINEINFISHAFTEIPANIIREFVSEQKKEKTVIAFTATEGNKTVLIVKVSKDLASRISAKELISSATGKGCGGNAELAQTGCDNDKIKDVIEAICSEITISNNKLYSGEC